A region of Granulibacter bethesdensis DNA encodes the following proteins:
- a CDS encoding AI-2E family transporter, whose protein sequence is MPDAPSSSSSSLLPPVADNRVRIAAAETPSSNDLRAVVIGVVVVAALYLGREVLVPITLAVLLSFVLSPLVSVLRRLWMPRFIAVVLAVLLALGIILALGGLIGTQLAQLADNVPRYQSTILDKADLLRDWAMTRAGHIADRLGTFGHERSARPSSSQTSTPENQASSGPPAQSTHDQTALPPPQRMGDRNLQPHGGREGVGKEAQPVPVTIAPVNPSPLEIAERYLSPIIAPLASTGIVFIVAIFMLMRLEDLRDRMIRLFGSSDLHRTTLAMDDAASRLSRYFLAQLGLNAAFGLITGLGLWMIGVPSPALWGVIAGLMRFVPYIGTPLAAIPPIALAAAVDPGWSMALWAVGMFLVAESMMGQVVEPLLYGHSTGLSPLAVMLSAIFWTWLWGSIGLILSTPLTVCLVVMGRHIPKLEFLDVLLGDRPALTPVESFYQRMLAGDSDEVQDHAEILLRERSLSSYYDDVALKALQLAGRDAQRGVLAPDRVEVILQQVRDLTDELADFDDEALLPEEAAGTMTETSALSSDTHGEPPSAGSYSIVCVAGRGPLDEGAAIMLAQLMAKHGLPARVLSRHAVRGGRIAQTDLGAVDLVCVSYLEVTSRPAHLRMLMQRLRTHAPHAKLMVGLWPTGNPVLSDEAQREMIGADYYVTSLRDAVRLAHAAAVEHQSGMAA, encoded by the coding sequence ATGCCTGACGCGCCATCTTCCTCTTCGTCCTCCCTGCTGCCGCCGGTCGCAGATAACCGCGTCCGCATCGCCGCCGCCGAAACGCCCAGCAGTAACGATCTCCGCGCTGTGGTGATCGGCGTGGTCGTGGTGGCGGCGCTGTATCTGGGGCGCGAGGTGCTGGTGCCGATCACGTTGGCCGTGCTGCTCAGCTTCGTGCTGTCGCCGCTCGTCTCAGTGCTGCGCCGGTTGTGGATGCCGCGATTTATCGCGGTGGTGCTGGCTGTGTTGCTGGCCCTGGGCATCATTCTGGCGTTGGGCGGTCTGATCGGCACCCAGTTGGCGCAGCTGGCTGATAACGTCCCGCGCTATCAGTCCACCATTCTCGACAAGGCGGACCTGCTGCGGGACTGGGCGATGACGCGTGCGGGGCATATTGCCGACCGTCTTGGAACATTCGGCCATGAGCGAAGCGCCAGACCGTCTTCTTCCCAGACATCAACGCCGGAGAATCAGGCTTCCTCGGGCCCTCCAGCTCAGTCGACCCATGATCAGACAGCTTTGCCGCCGCCCCAGCGGATGGGTGACCGCAATCTTCAGCCTCATGGGGGGCGGGAAGGGGTGGGGAAGGAAGCCCAGCCTGTTCCGGTGACCATTGCGCCTGTCAATCCGTCTCCGCTGGAAATTGCGGAGCGGTATCTGTCGCCCATCATCGCTCCGCTGGCCTCCACGGGAATCGTGTTCATCGTCGCCATTTTCATGCTGATGAGGCTGGAGGATCTGCGGGACCGGATGATCCGCCTGTTCGGTTCGTCCGATCTGCATCGCACGACTTTGGCGATGGACGATGCGGCCAGCCGGCTCAGCCGGTATTTTCTGGCGCAACTTGGACTGAATGCGGCTTTCGGTCTGATCACCGGGCTTGGTTTGTGGATGATCGGTGTGCCCAGCCCAGCTTTGTGGGGGGTGATCGCCGGGCTGATGCGGTTCGTGCCTTATATCGGCACACCGCTGGCAGCCATTCCGCCGATCGCCCTGGCGGCGGCAGTCGATCCGGGCTGGAGCATGGCGCTGTGGGCGGTCGGTATGTTTCTGGTGGCGGAAAGCATGATGGGGCAGGTGGTGGAGCCGCTGCTCTATGGTCATTCGACCGGGCTGTCGCCTCTGGCGGTCATGCTGTCGGCGATTTTCTGGACCTGGCTTTGGGGCTCAATCGGGCTGATCCTGTCCACACCGTTGACGGTCTGTCTGGTGGTGATGGGCCGGCATATCCCGAAGCTGGAATTTCTGGATGTTCTGCTGGGCGACAGGCCGGCATTGACGCCGGTGGAGAGTTTTTACCAGCGCATGCTTGCCGGTGATTCTGACGAGGTCCAGGACCATGCCGAGATCCTGCTGAGGGAACGGAGCCTGTCTTCCTATTACGATGACGTCGCCCTGAAGGCGCTGCAGTTGGCCGGCAGAGACGCCCAGCGTGGTGTTCTGGCGCCAGATCGGGTGGAGGTGATTCTTCAGCAGGTGCGCGATCTGACGGATGAGCTGGCCGATTTCGATGATGAGGCCCTGCTGCCTGAAGAAGCGGCCGGCACCATGACCGAGACTTCTGCTTTATCATCAGACACGCATGGTGAGCCTCCTTCGGCTGGATCCTATTCGATTGTTTGCGTCGCGGGGCGGGGACCGCTGGATGAGGGGGCTGCCATCATGCTGGCTCAGCTGATGGCCAAGCATGGCCTGCCGGCACGGGTTCTGTCACGTCATGCAGTGCGGGGCGGTCGGATTGCCCAGACCGATCTGGGGGCGGTCGATCTGGTGTGCGTTTCCTATCTGGAAGTCACCAGCCGGCCAGCGCATCTGCGAATGCTGATGCAGCGCCTGCGCACCCATGCCCCTCATGCGAAGCTGATGGTCGGGCTGTGGCCGACGGGAAACCCGGTTCTGTCCGATGAA
- a CDS encoding tRNA (guanosine(46)-N(7))-methyltransferase TrmB produces MPDMTMKSQPDRLYGRQRGHALRPRQQRLLDLTLPRLRYAGPSSLQGVSPLWLEIGFGGGEHAVAQIEAHPDVTLIACEVFENGLCSLLSRLLPEPLDEETAPLPGNLRVWDDDARPLLRDLPDQVLDRVFLMFPDPWPKARHAKRRFVHPENAATLARVMKPGAEWRIASDDPTYQAWVPEVMERQTAFELVAMSDERPEGWPPTRYEAKAIRAGRQPLYWRYVRR; encoded by the coding sequence ATGCCTGACATGACCATGAAATCCCAACCCGACCGGCTGTATGGCCGCCAGCGGGGCCACGCGCTCCGGCCCCGTCAGCAGCGTTTGCTGGACCTGACCCTGCCCCGGCTGCGCTATGCCGGGCCGTCCTCGCTTCAGGGGGTTTCTCCGCTCTGGCTGGAGATCGGGTTCGGCGGTGGTGAGCATGCCGTGGCCCAGATCGAGGCGCATCCGGATGTGACTCTGATTGCCTGCGAAGTATTCGAAAACGGTCTGTGTTCCCTGTTGTCACGCCTCCTGCCAGAACCGTTGGATGAGGAAACCGCGCCGCTGCCCGGTAATCTGCGGGTATGGGATGATGATGCGCGCCCGCTGCTGCGCGATCTGCCGGATCAGGTACTGGACCGGGTTTTTCTGATGTTTCCCGACCCATGGCCGAAGGCGCGACACGCGAAGCGGCGCTTCGTGCATCCTGAAAATGCCGCTACGCTGGCGCGGGTGATGAAGCCGGGAGCGGAATGGCGGATTGCCTCTGATGATCCTACCTATCAGGCTTGGGTGCCGGAGGTCATGGAGCGTCAGACCGCTTTCGAGCTGGTCGCCATGAGCGATGAAAGGCCGGAAGGCTGGCCGCCAACACGTTATGAGGCCAAGGCGATCAGGGCCGGTCGTCAGCCGCTTTATTGGCGCTATGTGCGGCGCTGA
- the metK gene encoding methionine adenosyltransferase, translating into MRDKGEYLFTSESVSEGHPDKVADRISDTVLDAFLKADPYARVACETLVTTNRVVLAGETRGPASVTPELLENLTREAIRDIGYDQEGFSWKNTDIAIHLHAQSADIAVGVDSAGSKDEGAGDQGIMFGYACRETPTLMPAPIYYSHEILRRLTELRKSGSAEGKLLEPDAKSQVTLRYVDGRPVGATSVVVSTQHGESASQDELRRIVTGVIGQVLPDGWMPPEQEIYVNPTGKFVIGGPDGDAGLTGRKIIVDTYGGAAPHGGGAFSGKDPTKVDRSAAYVARYLAKNVVAAELADRVTLQISYAIGVSHPLSVYVDLHGTGHDVDEVKLEKTLRELVNLSPRGIREHLRLNRPIYVPTSAYGHFGRIPDMALDNFTWEQTDIAAALRSAFNR; encoded by the coding sequence ATGCGCGATAAGGGCGAATATCTTTTCACCTCCGAATCTGTTTCGGAAGGTCATCCCGACAAGGTGGCAGACCGGATCAGTGATACGGTTCTGGATGCCTTCCTGAAGGCTGATCCTTACGCCCGTGTGGCCTGTGAAACGCTGGTCACCACCAACCGTGTCGTTCTCGCGGGTGAAACCCGTGGCCCTGCTTCCGTGACACCGGAGCTGCTTGAAAACCTAACCCGTGAGGCGATCAGGGATATCGGCTACGATCAGGAAGGCTTTTCCTGGAAGAACACCGATATCGCCATTCACCTGCATGCGCAGTCCGCTGACATCGCTGTCGGCGTCGATAGCGCAGGCAGTAAGGATGAAGGCGCGGGCGATCAGGGCATCATGTTCGGCTATGCCTGCCGCGAGACGCCGACCCTGATGCCGGCCCCGATCTATTATTCTCATGAAATTCTGCGTCGTCTGACGGAGCTGCGTAAAAGTGGTTCCGCCGAGGGCAAGCTGCTGGAGCCGGATGCGAAGAGCCAGGTGACCCTGCGTTACGTGGATGGCCGCCCGGTCGGCGCAACCAGCGTCGTTGTCTCCACCCAGCATGGCGAATCCGCGTCTCAGGACGAGCTGCGCCGTATCGTGACCGGTGTGATCGGTCAGGTTCTGCCGGATGGCTGGATGCCGCCGGAGCAGGAAATCTACGTCAACCCGACCGGCAAGTTCGTCATCGGCGGTCCGGATGGTGATGCGGGTTTGACGGGCCGCAAGATCATCGTCGACACGTATGGTGGCGCGGCCCCGCATGGCGGTGGAGCCTTCAGCGGCAAGGATCCCACCAAGGTTGACCGTTCCGCTGCCTATGTCGCCCGCTATCTGGCCAAGAATGTGGTCGCCGCCGAACTGGCGGACCGGGTGACCCTGCAGATCAGCTACGCAATCGGTGTGTCCCATCCGCTGTCCGTCTATGTCGATCTGCACGGTACGGGGCATGATGTGGATGAGGTGAAGCTGGAAAAGACCCTGCGTGAGCTGGTGAACCTGTCTCCCCGCGGCATCCGCGAGCATCTGCGCCTGAACCGTCCGATCTATGTGCCGACCTCCGCATACGGCCATTTTGGCCGTATCCCGGATATGGCGCTGGACAACTTCACCTGGGAACAGACGGATATTGCGGCAGCCCTGCGCTCCGCCTTCAACCGCTGA
- the hpnK gene encoding hopanoid biosynthesis-associated protein HpnK, which translates to MRRIIVSADDFGLTSAVNEAVLDAHRNGILSTCSLMVAAPAAAEAVAMARETPSLRVGLHLVLVEGDSVLPYARIPALVDQQGRFGSDQVRRGFTYFFSPSARRQLAEEIDAQFAAFRATGLTLDHANAHKHMHLHPTVGKLLCEIGRDYGLRAIRIPAEPPAIMAACGEKTGLSDTLLYRWTGMLRAQARKAGLSVNDHVFGLRWSGHMTSDKLLRLSRHLPSGVTEIYTHPAARPDATLRALMPEYDQTGEYAALTDPHVRDAFTGRQAQFIGWNDL; encoded by the coding sequence ATGAGGCGGATCATCGTCTCGGCTGATGATTTCGGCCTGACCTCGGCGGTGAATGAGGCGGTGCTGGATGCCCACCGCAACGGTATCCTGTCGACATGCAGCCTGATGGTGGCGGCTCCGGCGGCGGCCGAGGCCGTGGCCATGGCGCGGGAGACGCCTTCTCTGCGGGTCGGGCTGCATCTGGTGCTGGTGGAGGGAGATTCCGTGCTGCCGTATGCCCGGATTCCGGCACTGGTCGATCAGCAGGGGCGTTTCGGCTCCGATCAGGTGCGGCGGGGTTTCACCTATTTCTTTTCCCCCTCGGCGAGGCGGCAACTGGCGGAGGAGATCGATGCCCAGTTTGCGGCCTTCCGCGCCACCGGGCTGACGCTGGATCATGCCAATGCGCACAAGCACATGCATCTGCATCCGACGGTGGGGAAGCTGCTGTGCGAGATCGGCCGGGATTATGGTCTGCGTGCGATCCGTATTCCTGCGGAGCCGCCTGCCATCATGGCGGCCTGCGGAGAAAAGACCGGCCTGAGTGATACGCTGTTATATCGCTGGACCGGTATGCTGCGGGCGCAGGCGCGCAAAGCGGGTCTTTCAGTCAATGATCACGTGTTCGGCCTGCGCTGGAGCGGGCACATGACATCCGACAAGCTGCTGCGCCTGAGCAGGCATCTGCCGTCCGGTGTCACGGAAATCTATACCCATCCGGCTGCCCGGCCTGATGCGACCCTGCGGGCGCTGATGCCGGAATACGACCAGACCGGTGAATACGCAGCCCTGACTGATCCACACGTAAGGGACGCATTCACGGGCAGACAGGCGCAGTTCATAGGTTGGAATGATCTGTGA
- the hpnJ gene encoding hopanoid biosynthesis associated radical SAM protein HpnJ, which produces MMKTLFLHPPSFDGFDGGAGSRYQARREIRSFWYPTWLAQPAAMVPGSKLIDAPPAGITLETVTAQIKDYELCVMHTSSPSFASDVKVAQALKDVNPSLKIGFVGAKVAVQPEESLKSGGPVDWVARNEFDFTVKEVAEGRDLATIAGLSWRNANGEIIHNPDREILEDMDQLPFVTEVYKRDLKIEDYFIGYLKHPYLSLYTGRGCKSRCTFCLWPQTVGGHRYRVRSPQHVAEEIALAKKYFPQVKEFFFDDDTFTDDLPRAEAIAREMGKLGVTWSCNAKANVPRETLKILKDNGLRLLLVGYESGNQQILHNIKKGLRIEVAKKFSKDCHDLGIKIHGTFILGLPGETKETIQETIEYAKEVNPHTLQVSLAAPYPGTFLYNQAVENGWLDAEHAELIDEHGIQMAPLHYDHLTHTEMFQSVEEFYRKFYFRAPKIASIVGEMITSPQMMKRRLREGVEFFQFLKERKTQRNAA; this is translated from the coding sequence ATGATGAAGACCCTGTTTCTGCACCCGCCTTCCTTTGATGGATTTGATGGCGGAGCCGGTTCCCGTTATCAGGCGCGGCGCGAGATCCGTTCCTTCTGGTATCCGACATGGCTGGCCCAGCCTGCTGCGATGGTGCCGGGCAGCAAGCTGATCGACGCTCCGCCGGCCGGGATCACGCTGGAGACGGTGACGGCGCAGATCAAGGATTACGAGCTGTGCGTGATGCATACCTCTTCCCCCTCCTTTGCCTCCGATGTGAAGGTGGCGCAGGCGTTGAAAGACGTGAACCCGTCTCTCAAGATCGGTTTCGTCGGTGCGAAAGTGGCGGTGCAGCCGGAGGAAAGTCTGAAGAGTGGCGGCCCGGTTGACTGGGTGGCGCGCAATGAATTCGACTTCACCGTCAAGGAAGTGGCCGAGGGCCGCGACCTGGCCACCATTGCCGGCCTGTCCTGGCGGAATGCCAATGGCGAGATCATCCATAACCCGGATCGTGAAATTCTGGAGGATATGGACCAGCTTCCCTTCGTGACCGAGGTCTACAAGCGTGATCTGAAGATCGAGGATTACTTCATCGGCTATCTGAAGCATCCCTATCTGAGCCTGTATACCGGGCGCGGCTGTAAATCCCGCTGTACCTTCTGCCTGTGGCCGCAGACGGTTGGTGGCCATCGCTACCGCGTGCGCAGCCCGCAGCATGTGGCCGAGGAAATCGCTCTGGCGAAGAAATACTTCCCGCAGGTGAAGGAATTCTTCTTCGACGACGATACCTTCACGGACGATCTGCCCCGTGCCGAGGCCATCGCACGGGAGATGGGCAAGCTGGGTGTGACATGGTCCTGCAACGCCAAGGCCAATGTGCCGCGCGAAACCCTGAAGATTTTGAAGGATAATGGCCTGCGCCTGCTGCTCGTTGGCTATGAGAGCGGCAACCAGCAGATCCTGCATAACATCAAGAAGGGTCTGCGGATCGAGGTTGCAAAGAAATTCTCCAAGGATTGCCACGATCTCGGCATCAAGATTCATGGTACCTTCATCCTCGGCCTGCCGGGTGAGACGAAGGAAACCATTCAGGAAACGATCGAATACGCGAAGGAAGTGAACCCGCACACGTTGCAGGTGAGCCTCGCCGCACCGTATCCGGGCACCTTCCTGTATAATCAGGCGGTCGAGAATGGCTGGCTGGATGCCGAGCATGCGGAACTGATCGACGAGCATGGCATCCAGATGGCGCCGTTGCATTACGACCACCTGACCCACACCGAGATGTTCCAGAGCGTCGAGGAGTTCTACCGGAAATTCTATTTCCGTGCGCCGAAGATCGCCTCCATCGTCGGTGAGATGATCACCAGCCCGCAGATGATGAAGCGTCGCCTGCGCGAGGGCGTGGAGTTCTTCCAGTTCCTCAAGGAACGCAAGACCCAGCGTAACGCTGCCTGA